Proteins from a single region of Aureibacter tunicatorum:
- a CDS encoding L-dopachrome tautomerase-related protein: MKIRPNAFFQAFAFCACFFIVSIVYGQKPVRLAKFKGMQVTGITVSSSGRIFANFPRWRKDVPVSVVEVSPIDGSYSDYPDTDFNRWKIGDKPEDIFMAVQSVIAHENNLYVLDTRNPLFEGVVDAPRIFVFDLRDNQLIKTYKLSEGVFHKDSYINDLRVDNELGKIYMTDSGHAGLVILDMKSGKNFRVLDNHYSTKAEANFLTIDGKKWKNTVHSDGIALDEKKGKLYYHSLTGYSLYAVDTESLAENSPALGEKVELVSKTPAPDGMIFDKKGNLYFADLEHHSIKYLTPRGKIKTLYKGKKVRWADTFSIFEDYLYYTNSRIHEADGDISDMYFSIYKIKLP, from the coding sequence TTTTTTCAAGCATTTGCTTTTTGCGCATGCTTTTTTATCGTTTCAATAGTCTATGGACAAAAGCCGGTTAGATTGGCGAAGTTCAAGGGGATGCAAGTAACGGGAATAACCGTGTCCAGCTCGGGAAGAATATTTGCAAATTTTCCAAGATGGAGAAAAGATGTTCCTGTGTCAGTGGTAGAAGTAAGCCCTATTGATGGATCTTATAGCGACTATCCGGATACGGATTTTAATCGCTGGAAGATTGGAGACAAGCCGGAAGATATCTTCATGGCGGTGCAGTCTGTCATTGCTCATGAGAATAATTTATATGTGCTAGACACAAGAAATCCTTTGTTTGAGGGTGTTGTTGACGCTCCTCGGATATTTGTATTTGACTTGAGAGACAACCAATTGATAAAAACTTATAAATTAAGCGAAGGTGTTTTTCACAAGGATTCGTATATAAATGATTTGAGAGTGGATAACGAGCTTGGCAAGATTTACATGACCGATTCGGGGCATGCGGGATTAGTGATTCTTGATATGAAGTCTGGAAAAAACTTCAGGGTTTTGGATAATCATTATTCAACCAAAGCAGAAGCCAATTTTCTTACTATTGACGGAAAAAAATGGAAAAATACTGTTCATTCGGATGGAATTGCTTTGGATGAAAAGAAAGGAAAGCTATACTACCATAGTTTGACAGGGTACAGCTTGTATGCGGTGGATACCGAATCGCTAGCGGAGAATTCTCCAGCATTGGGGGAGAAAGTGGAATTGGTGAGCAAAACCCCAGCGCCTGACGGGATGATATTCGATAAAAAGGGCAATCTATATTTTGCGGATTTAGAACATCATAGCATTAAGTATTTGACTCCGAGAGGAAAAATAAAGACTTTGTATAAAGGCAAAAAAGTTAGGTGGGCGGATACTTTTAGTATTTTTGAAGATTATTTATACTATACCAACTCAAGAATTCACGAAGCCGACGGCGATATTTCCGACATGTATTTTTCAATTTATAAAATCAAGCTGCCATAA
- a CDS encoding TolC family protein translates to MKYIMTAVMWLGIHAMVIAEERMTLSLPQAEKIFLEQNLDLIAREFDISIADAEILQAKLWPNPELRLEFAAYDLEDKKFFQTGDRAQRMVELMQTVKLGGKIKKNVAVKEVEKEIAQVEFYDFMRELKNILRVTFAQSYFQSQMVGIYEEGISPLSNLIQSYKDEYNKGNISKAELTRLRFLLTSLQKEQLDLKNELVEQNSELKLLLNLNPNVDLELVFDEERYGLNLLETINQEDYVAQAFENRFDYKATELEKKLAGAIIKAEKAEAIPDLEIGMLYDRRGSFQADYFGLQMNIDLPIFDRNQGNIAAAKMLYEQKQVELEASGKRIESETLQAYQILKNNEQLYFELDKELGEDASLVMQGIVDNFKLNHLSLLEFIDFFESYKDNYDQFLQVKYGLFDSMQQVNYATGKDFFTF, encoded by the coding sequence ATGAAATACATAATGACAGCTGTTATGTGGCTGGGCATTCATGCTATGGTTATTGCCGAAGAACGCATGACATTGTCTTTGCCACAGGCTGAAAAAATATTCTTAGAGCAAAATCTTGACCTTATCGCCAGAGAATTTGACATTTCTATTGCCGATGCGGAGATTTTGCAGGCTAAGCTTTGGCCAAATCCCGAGTTGAGATTGGAGTTCGCCGCTTATGATTTGGAAGACAAGAAGTTCTTCCAAACTGGTGACAGAGCCCAACGAATGGTGGAACTTATGCAAACAGTGAAGCTAGGCGGCAAGATTAAGAAAAATGTCGCAGTGAAAGAGGTGGAAAAAGAAATCGCGCAAGTGGAGTTTTACGACTTCATGAGAGAGTTGAAAAATATTCTCAGGGTTACATTCGCCCAATCATATTTTCAAAGCCAGATGGTGGGTATTTATGAAGAAGGAATTTCTCCTCTAAGCAATTTGATACAGAGCTATAAAGATGAGTATAACAAAGGCAATATTTCCAAAGCCGAATTGACGAGGTTAAGGTTTTTGCTTACGAGCCTTCAAAAAGAGCAACTGGACTTAAAGAACGAGCTCGTTGAGCAAAATTCAGAGTTAAAGTTATTGCTTAATTTAAATCCAAACGTGGATTTGGAGCTTGTTTTTGACGAAGAAAGATATGGTTTGAATCTGCTGGAAACTATCAATCAGGAGGATTATGTAGCTCAAGCTTTTGAAAATAGGTTTGATTATAAAGCCACTGAGCTGGAAAAGAAACTGGCAGGAGCTATTATAAAAGCCGAAAAAGCGGAAGCTATTCCTGATTTGGAGATTGGGATGCTTTACGACAGGAGAGGTTCTTTCCAAGCGGATTATTTTGGACTTCAGATGAATATTGACTTGCCGATATTTGATAGAAACCAAGGGAATATAGCCGCCGCGAAGATGCTATATGAGCAAAAGCAGGTAGAGTTGGAAGCTAGTGGCAAAAGAATTGAAAGCGAAACGCTTCAAGCTTATCAAATCTTGAAAAACAACGAGCAGTTGTATTTTGAGCTGGATAAAGAGCTTGGAGAAGATGCAAGTCTTGTGATGCAAGGCATTGTTGACAACTTCAAACTCAATCATTTGAGTTTATTGGAGTTCATAGACTTCTTTGAAAGCTATAAAGACAACTATGATCAATTTCTGCAAGTGAAATACGGTTTGTTTGACAGTATGCAGCAAGTGAACTATGCTACGGGCAAGGACTTTTTCACATTCTAA
- a CDS encoding efflux RND transporter periplasmic adaptor subunit, translated as MKSLQYILLAVAAVILMSCGGEKEVSNDVSLDFSSNEKVTISQAMEKNYKEELFFKGKIEALPALNFEIPSTVSGKVIWSDLNIGDPVKKGQRLASIYSYEMADFQKEIKASKAVLEREKREFTAAESMHASGLISAAEFEAAKAEFVEAKSEYDKNMQQARLYGDNGQATFHINSPVDGVIVTKNIRKGQRVTESFEESAFVVADLSQVRVKLNVFESDIRKIKKGSQVMLSTLADSETVIVGYIDRISSVLDPESKVMSAYLTLDNPDRNLIPEMFVMAKVQELEGKMLTAVPSKAVIFDQDKNFVVKTDGKDYEIAEVKLKGEQNSEYFIEGLASGEAVVSAEALMVYTAIKQAS; from the coding sequence ATGAAATCATTACAATATATATTATTGGCTGTAGCGGCTGTCATTTTAATGTCTTGCGGCGGAGAAAAAGAAGTTTCCAATGATGTCTCGCTTGACTTTTCCTCAAATGAGAAAGTGACGATAAGCCAAGCGATGGAAAAGAACTATAAGGAAGAACTATTCTTCAAAGGAAAAATCGAGGCACTGCCGGCATTGAATTTTGAGATTCCTTCTACAGTAAGCGGCAAGGTGATCTGGAGCGATTTGAATATTGGAGACCCTGTTAAGAAAGGACAAAGACTAGCAAGCATTTACTCTTACGAGATGGCTGATTTTCAAAAAGAAATCAAAGCTTCAAAAGCCGTTTTGGAAAGAGAAAAAAGAGAGTTTACCGCTGCGGAGAGCATGCACGCAAGTGGTTTGATATCAGCGGCAGAGTTCGAAGCGGCTAAAGCGGAGTTTGTTGAGGCAAAGTCGGAATATGATAAAAATATGCAACAGGCAAGATTATATGGCGACAATGGCCAAGCGACATTTCATATTAACTCGCCTGTGGACGGTGTGATCGTAACAAAAAATATTCGCAAAGGGCAACGAGTAACAGAGTCTTTTGAAGAATCAGCTTTTGTAGTGGCGGATCTTTCTCAAGTAAGAGTGAAGCTTAATGTTTTTGAATCGGATATTCGAAAGATCAAGAAAGGGAGCCAAGTCATGCTAAGCACTTTGGCCGATTCAGAAACAGTGATTGTAGGATATATTGACAGAATCAGCAGTGTCTTGGATCCTGAGTCAAAAGTCATGAGCGCGTATTTGACTTTGGACAATCCCGATAGAAATCTCATACCGGAGATGTTTGTAATGGCTAAAGTGCAAGAGCTTGAAGGCAAGATGCTTACAGCGGTTCCTTCCAAGGCTGTGATTTTTGATCAAGACAAGAATTTCGTGGTGAAGACTGATGGAAAAGATTATGAAATCGCCGAAGTGAAGCTTAAAGGAGAGCAAAATTCGGAGTACTTTATAGAAGGTTTGGCCAGCGGAGAAGCGGTGGTTAGCGCGGAAGCATTGATGGTGTATACAGCGATCAAACAGGCCTCTTAG
- a CDS encoding CusA/CzcA family heavy metal efflux RND transporter, giving the protein MHKFVKSIISFSLQNRFFIFFMTGVLIVAGLLSFKNTPIEAFPDVTNPKVVIISQWPGRSAEEIEKFISIPIEIELNSVPGKTNIRSISLFGLSVVTVSFGDGVDEFKARQLVANRLMNVDMPEDIVAEMQPSYGPTGEIFRYTLQSDTKTVRELKTLQDWVIERRLRAVPGIADVVSFGGEVKTYEVSADPVKMAQYGITALELYEALANSNINVGGDIIERNNQAYVVRGMGLLNDIEEIENVIVDKIDDTPILVKNVAKVFENHMPMLGIVGVNGEDKVDKSNLVQGIVVMRKGENPGIVIDRLKDKIEQLERDVLPDDVKMVTFYDRSNLIEYTTSTVLKNLFEGIFFVIIFVMLFMADWRTTFMVSIIIPLSLLFALVCMRIQGMSANLLSLGAIDFGIIVDGAVVMVEGLFVVLDRKAKKLGMDKYNKLSKLGIIKKSGSMLGKNLLSSQLITILALVPIFAFREVEGKMFSPLAYTFGFALLGALIMSLTLVPAMVSFFLNKDVKEKDNFFVRNVHKWTYNVFVGAFRKKKLTFTIALAILVGGMGAATKLGTEFLPQLNEGAIYIRAMMPISTNLTKSHEYTEEIRQVIRSFPEVKSVLSQTGRPNDGTDPTGFFNIEMHAELFKPEDWERDISKAELIEEMQQKLEKFQGVNFNFSQPIMDNVEESVSGVKGAIALKIFGRDIFELEALANEARVALSDVEGIEDLRVVPLGGQPELQIDLSQDKMALYGVQTSDAQSVIEMAIGGKAATQLYEGEKKFDIRVRYQEDYRKSAKEIGDILVPTLRGSKIRLKEIAEIKNVTGPAFVFRSDNERFAALTFSVRGRDLGSTIAEAQEVFGEKVQLKQGMHASWNGEFESQVRAQKTLKQVVPVVFVLIFIVLLTTFGNAKDAGLVMLNVPFALVGGIFGLHLFGVNFSISAGVGFIALFGICVQNGVILLSKFKSNLQERMSLDEAIRNGIDSRIRPVLMTATTSFIGLIPASLSTGIGSESQKPLAIVIVVGIMTATILTLFVFPLIFEFFYKNKYKSQENKQKPDLEKQLA; this is encoded by the coding sequence ATGCATAAATTTGTAAAAAGCATTATAAGCTTCTCGTTGCAGAATAGGTTTTTTATATTCTTCATGACGGGAGTGCTGATCGTAGCTGGCCTTTTGAGTTTTAAGAATACTCCTATCGAGGCCTTTCCTGATGTGACCAATCCTAAGGTGGTGATTATTTCCCAGTGGCCTGGAAGAAGCGCCGAGGAGATAGAAAAGTTCATATCTATTCCGATAGAGATAGAGTTGAATTCCGTGCCGGGAAAAACCAATATTCGATCCATATCATTGTTTGGATTATCTGTCGTTACCGTGAGTTTTGGAGATGGCGTGGATGAGTTCAAGGCTCGGCAATTGGTGGCGAATAGGCTGATGAATGTGGATATGCCGGAAGACATTGTGGCAGAGATGCAGCCGTCTTATGGACCTACAGGAGAGATATTCAGATATACTTTGCAGTCGGATACCAAAACGGTAAGAGAGCTGAAAACATTGCAGGACTGGGTGATAGAGCGAAGATTGAGAGCTGTGCCGGGTATTGCCGATGTGGTGAGCTTTGGCGGCGAGGTGAAAACATATGAAGTCAGCGCGGACCCGGTAAAGATGGCTCAGTATGGGATTACTGCATTAGAGCTATATGAGGCTTTGGCGAACAGTAATATTAACGTAGGCGGCGATATTATTGAGAGAAACAATCAAGCCTATGTGGTGAGAGGAATGGGACTTTTGAATGATATTGAAGAAATAGAAAATGTCATCGTGGATAAGATTGACGATACGCCTATTTTGGTGAAAAATGTCGCAAAAGTATTCGAGAACCATATGCCAATGTTGGGTATTGTAGGCGTGAATGGCGAGGATAAAGTTGACAAATCCAATTTGGTGCAGGGTATTGTGGTGATGAGAAAAGGGGAAAACCCCGGTATCGTGATCGACAGGCTTAAAGATAAAATCGAACAATTGGAAAGAGATGTCCTGCCTGATGATGTGAAAATGGTTACATTTTATGATCGATCAAATCTAATCGAGTATACGACATCCACTGTTCTGAAAAATTTGTTTGAAGGGATTTTCTTCGTGATAATTTTCGTAATGCTCTTCATGGCGGATTGGCGAACGACATTCATGGTGAGTATCATAATTCCTTTATCCTTGCTATTTGCTCTGGTGTGTATGCGGATTCAAGGCATGTCCGCCAATTTACTGTCTTTAGGAGCTATAGATTTCGGAATTATCGTAGATGGAGCCGTGGTGATGGTCGAGGGGCTCTTTGTAGTGCTGGACCGAAAAGCCAAAAAGCTTGGCATGGATAAATACAACAAACTTTCCAAGCTAGGAATAATCAAGAAGTCAGGATCCATGCTTGGCAAGAATCTGCTTTCTTCCCAGTTGATTACCATTCTCGCTTTGGTGCCGATTTTCGCTTTTAGAGAAGTGGAGGGCAAAATGTTCTCGCCTTTGGCTTATACTTTTGGTTTTGCATTGTTGGGAGCTTTGATTATGTCTTTGACTTTAGTGCCGGCAATGGTCAGCTTCTTCCTCAATAAGGATGTGAAAGAAAAGGACAATTTCTTTGTGAGAAATGTCCATAAGTGGACGTACAATGTATTTGTTGGCGCTTTTAGAAAGAAGAAGCTTACGTTCACTATTGCTTTGGCTATATTAGTTGGAGGAATGGGTGCTGCAACGAAACTTGGAACGGAGTTTTTGCCTCAGCTTAATGAGGGAGCGATTTACATCCGTGCGATGATGCCGATAAGTACCAATCTGACGAAATCCCACGAGTATACAGAAGAAATTCGTCAGGTGATAAGATCGTTTCCTGAAGTAAAATCTGTATTGTCTCAGACAGGACGACCTAATGACGGAACAGATCCTACAGGTTTTTTTAACATTGAAATGCATGCTGAGCTATTTAAGCCGGAGGATTGGGAACGAGACATTTCCAAGGCCGAGCTTATCGAGGAAATGCAGCAAAAGTTGGAGAAGTTTCAAGGAGTGAATTTTAATTTTTCCCAACCAATTATGGATAATGTGGAGGAATCCGTTTCAGGAGTGAAGGGAGCGATTGCATTGAAAATATTTGGCAGAGATATCTTCGAGCTTGAAGCTTTGGCTAACGAAGCTAGAGTAGCTTTGAGCGATGTGGAAGGCATTGAGGACCTTAGAGTTGTGCCTTTGGGCGGTCAGCCTGAATTGCAGATAGACTTGAGCCAAGATAAGATGGCGCTCTATGGAGTGCAAACAAGCGACGCTCAAAGCGTGATAGAAATGGCTATTGGTGGTAAGGCAGCGACTCAACTTTATGAAGGAGAGAAGAAATTCGACATACGCGTCCGTTACCAAGAAGATTATCGCAAGAGCGCGAAGGAAATCGGAGATATCTTAGTGCCTACATTGAGAGGTTCGAAGATCCGACTGAAGGAAATCGCTGAGATAAAGAATGTGACTGGTCCGGCTTTCGTATTTAGAAGCGATAATGAAAGATTCGCCGCATTGACATTTTCTGTAAGAGGAAGGGATTTGGGTAGTACTATTGCCGAAGCCCAAGAAGTGTTTGGTGAAAAAGTTCAATTGAAGCAAGGAATGCATGCTAGTTGGAATGGCGAGTTTGAAAGCCAGGTAAGAGCTCAGAAGACGCTTAAGCAAGTAGTGCCGGTAGTATTTGTGTTGATCTTTATTGTATTGCTGACTACGTTTGGCAATGCGAAGGATGCAGGGCTTGTGATGCTGAATGTGCCGTTTGCATTGGTTGGAGGAATCTTTGGCTTGCACTTGTTTGGCGTTAACTTCAGTATTTCGGCAGGAGTTGGTTTTATTGCTTTGTTTGGTATATGTGTGCAAAATGGAGTGATATTGCTGTCGAAGTTCAAGTCCAATTTGCAAGAGCGGATGAGTTTGGACGAGGCGATTAGAAATGGAATTGATTCCAGAATCAGACCTGTGTTGATGACAGCTACGACATCGTTTATTGGTTTGATACCAGCAAGTTTATCTACGGGAATTGGCTCCGAGTCTCAGAAGCCATTAGCGATCGTTATTGTAGTGGGGATCATGACGGCCACGATATTGACTCTGTTTGTGTTTCCATTGATCTTTGAATTTTTCTATAAGAATAAATATAAAAGTCAAGAAAACAAGCAGAAGCCAGATCTTGAAAAACAACTGGCTTGA